A genomic segment from Brachionichthys hirsutus isolate HB-005 unplaced genomic scaffold, CSIRO-AGI_Bhir_v1 contig_1476, whole genome shotgun sequence encodes:
- the LOC137914209 gene encoding protocadherin gamma-A2-like yields the protein MEQRLKLKWSQCFLLFVLLLGVSSGEVRYVLPEEMQRGSVIGNVARDLRLEVRELDVRRAHVVAEGTRQLCELDTASGNLLISQRIDREELCAQSGVCILQYQLLLEHPLQAYSLVLDIADINDNSPSFAADQIKLDLVESTILGRRFPLESAHDPDLGTNSVREYKLSLNDHFSLEMGTQINGNAYPELVLKKALDREAQAEHVLEIIGIDGGSPVRSGTAVMHVRVLDANDNVPVFSQRVYKATVRENAPIGTVVATLNATDLDEGVYGEISYSFTHSSDKMGGVIAIHPLSGEVRVAGAIDYERVSTHELDVQAKDGGGQASHCKLIIDVIDVNDNKPVIEIKSASTNVAEDSNPGTMVALMNVYDLDTGSSGHVTCTVSGNVPFKCASNVKNYYMLVTDGVLDREYQAGYNITVTAFDAGSPSLSSMKVFIIVVDDINDNSPTFTRSEYVANILENEPVGTFVMQVKAEDVDDGPNAKILYEISGDTNSETASFLTIHSETGELSTSRLLDYELSAHFQIQVTARDGGEPSLSSTCIVNVFIKDQNDNAPVVLYPVQSSAGFTAEDMVPAEAPRGYLVTKVVAVDADSGHNAWLSYRIIKATRPNLFMIGLHTGEIRTVRPFEEDDDPKQTVSVLVTDNGPESLSVTVTVTIAIGDGLPVLNELFEFTDEEQDSDSVTLYLMTALAAVCSLFILLISGLLYCNFCRRNYVYRSPSSSLPVFPPTYCPSTFTDASRCGTLLNDDRFDSFLTTGSWRGDFRFSANTDTDTLKKRSAAYQKSALRRTSADRATLKVRAGAPQPCYVIT from the coding sequence ATGGAACAACGCTTAAAGTTAAAATGGTCGCAATGTTTTTTGCTGTTCGTTCTCCTTCTTGGCGTTTCGTCTGGAGAAGTCCGTTATGTCCTTCCAGAGGAGATGCAGCGGGGTTCGGTTATCGGGAATGTCGCACGGGACCTGCGGCTCGAAGTGAGGGAGCTTGACGTTCGGCGAGCCCATGTTGTTGCAGAAGGAACCCGCCAGCTGTGTGAACTGGATACTGCGTCAGGCAATCTTTTGATCAGCCAACGGATAGACCGAGAGGAGCTCTGCGCGCAATCCGGTGTCTGCATCCTGCAGTATCAACTCTTGCTCGAACACCCCCTTCAAGCATACAGCTTAGTTTTGGATATTGCTGACATAAATGACAACAGCCCGTCGTTCGCTGCAGACCAGATAAAACTCGATTTAGTCGAATCCACTATTCTGGGGAGACGCTTTCCGTTGGAGAGCGCGCATGACCCTGATTTGGGAACGAATTCAGTTCGTGAATATAAACTGAGCCTCAACGATCACTTTTCACTTGAAATGGGAACCCAAATAAACGGCAACGCTTATCCTGAACTAGTTCTTAAAAAAGCCTTGGACCGGGAGGCACAAGCTGAACATGTACTGGAAATCATTGGAATTGACGGCGGGAGTCCAGTCAGATCAGGGACAGCTGTTATGCATGTCCGTGTTTTGGACGCCAATGATAATGTCCCAGTTTTTAGCCAACGAGTGTACAAAGCCACTGTGCGTGAGAACGCGCCCATTGGGACCGTCGTAGCAACACTGAATGCCACGGACTTGGATGAAGGTGTTTATGGAGAGATATCATACTCGTTCACTCATTCGTCAGACAAGATGGGGGGAGTTATTGCAATTCATCCTCTGAGTGGAGAGGTTCGGGTGGCAGGTGCCATTGACTATGAGCGCGTTAGCACGCACGAGCTGGATGTGCAGGCTAAAGACGGAGGGGGTCAGGCTTCCCACTGCAAACTTATAATCGACGTGATTGACGTAAATGACAATAAGCCAGTGATAGAGATAAAGTCAGCCTCCACCAATGTGGCTGAAGACTCCAATCCAGGAACGATGGTTGCTCTGATGAATGTTTACGATCTGGACACGGGCAGCAGTGGGCACGTCACGTGTACAGTCTCCGGCAACGTGCCGTTTAAATGTGCGTCAAATGTCAAAAACTATTACATGCTTGTGACTGACGGGGTGCTTGACAGAGAATATCAGGCCGGGTACAACATCACGGTTACTGCCTTCGATGCGGgttccccctccctctccagcatGAAAGTTTTCATCATAGTGGTTGATGATATAAATGACAACTCCCCGACTTTTACGCGCAGCGAGTACGTTGCCAACATCTTGGAAAACGAACCCGTTGGCACGTTTGTAATGCAAGTGAAAGCAGAGGACGTTGACGATGGGCCTAATGCTAAAATACTGTACGAGATATCTGGAGATACAAACTCAGAAACGGCTTCATTCCTTACTATACACTCAGAAACCGGGGAGCTCTCCACATCGCGTCTCTTGGATTACGAGCTGTCAGCTCACTTCCAAATCCAAGTGACGGCTCGAGATGGAGGCGAACCTTCCCTCTCCAGCACCTGTATTGTAAATGTCTTCATCAAGGATCAAAATGACAATGCACCCGTCGTCCTGTATCCTGTTCAAAGCAGTGCAGGGTTCACGGCTGAAGACATGGTGCCTGCTGAAGCGCCGAGAGGATACCTGGTTACTAAGGTGGTTGCTGTGGACGCAGACTCCGGCCATAACGCATGGCTGTCCTACAGAATAATCAAAGCAACGAGGCCCAATCTGTTTATGATCGGTCTGCATACAGGCGAAATCAGAACTGTGCGCCCTTTCGAGGAGGACGATGACCCGAAACAAACTGTTTCCGTTTTAGTGACTGACAATGGGCCCGAATCTCTCTCCGTTACTGTTACAGTCACCATTGCAATTGGAGACGGGCTGCCCGTTTTAAACGAACTCTTTGAGTTTACAGACGAAGAACAGGACAGCGACAGCGTCACGCTCTATCTGATGACAGCCCTGGCCGCCGTCTGCTCCCTTTTCATCCTCTTAATAAGTGGACTGCTTTATTGTAACTTCTGCCGGCGTAATTATGTCTACcggtctccttcctcttccctccccgTTTTCCCCCCGACCTACTGCCCCTCTACTTTCACTGATGCTAGCCGTTGTGGCACTCTACTGAACGATGACCGCTTTGATTCCTTCCTGACCACTGGGTCTTGGAGAGGTGATTTTCGGTTCAGCGCAAACACAGACACTGACACGCTAAAGAAAAGAAGCGCTGCGTATCAGAAAAGCGCCCTAAGACGCACGAGTGCAGATCGAGCTACTTTAAAGGTGAGGGCAGGTGCACCACAACCTTGTTACGTTATCACCTGA
- the LOC137914210 gene encoding protocadherin beta-15-like, with amino-acid sequence MESKVILLQTCGFILLYFDAAYGDLSYSLPEEMKRGSVVGNLAKDLGLETGALSKRRTRIDAEGTDKRFCDINLSNGELIVADRIDREGLCGEKASCVLKHELVLENPLELHRITLHVQDINDNSPQFNEELINIEIRESAIKGARFVIEDAHDADVGKNSVQQYNLKKNDHFILAANENTIELVLDKELDRENQQEINLLLTALDGGSPQRSGTVVIHVTVLDANDNAPVFSQAVYKASLPENSPLDTVVVTVNAADADEGVNGDVTYEFVHVSEDLKKVFSVNRKLGEIKLIGAVDYESTSSFEIRVKAKDGLGLSSYSKVIISVTDVNDNAPVINLKSLTNPVPENVSPGTEVGVVNVQDRDSGNNRQVRCSIQQNVPFKLVPSIKNYYSLVTTGQLDREVVSDYNITITATDEGSPPLSSSKSVQLSVADINDNPPVFEEQSYSAYVSENNKPGSTLCSVTARDPDWRQNGTVIYSVLAGEVNGAPVSSYVSVNGDTGVIHAVRSFDHEQLRSFKVHVTARDNGSPPLSSNVTVSVFISDVNDNCPQILYPAPEGSSFMTELVPKAANGGSVVSKVIAVDADSGQNAWLSYHIVKSTDPGLFTIGLHNGEIRTQRDISESDGMKQNLIVSVKDNGQPSLSATCSMYLLISDNLAEVPELKDISYEEKDSKLTSYLIIALVCVSTFFLTFIIIILGVRFCHRRKPRLLFDGAVAIPGAYLPPNYADVDGTGTLRSAYNYDAYLTTGSRTSDFKFVTSYNDNTLPADQTLRKTQLTDNRNNTDHFGLLQHDQEAILFLYSSLDRLMKHKSKN; translated from the exons ATGGAATCGAAAGTAATTTTGCTCCAAACGTGCGGATTTATCCTCCTTTATTTTGATGCTGCATATGGAGACCTGAGCTATTCGCTTCCAGAGGAGATGAAACGAGGATCAGTTGTTGGAAACCTTGCCAAGGATCTCGGGCTGGAGACGGGCGCTCTCTCCAAAAGAAGAACCCGCATTGACGCCGAGGGGACGGACAAACGTTTCTGTGACATCAACCTCAGTAACGGAGAACTGATTGTCGCCGACAGGATTGACCGGGAGGGGCTTTGTGGAGAGAAAGCTTCGTGCGTCCTGAAACACGAGCTTGTGCTGGAGAATCCTCTCGAGCTCCATCGCATCACTCTTCATGTTCAAGATATCAATGATAACTCGCCACAATTTAACGAAGAGCTAATCAATATAGAAATTCGTGAGTCTGCAATAAAGGGAGCTCGTTTTGTCATAGAGGATGCGCACGATGCGGATGTTGGAAAAAATTCAGTTCAGCAGTACAACCTCaagaaaaatgatcattttattttggctgctaatgaaaacacaatcGAGCTCGTTCTAGATAAAGAGCTTGATCGAGAAAATCAGCAAGAGATTAATTTACTCCTCACAGCTCTGGATGGCGGCTCTCCTCAGAGATCAGGTACTGTAGTCATTCACGTCACTGTGCTGGATGCTAATGATAACGCCCCGGTGTTCAGCCAGGCCGTCTATAAAGCCAGTCTGCCTGAAAACTCTCCTCTGGATACTGTAGTGGTCACAGTGAACGCTGCGGACGCAGACGAGGGAGTCAACGGAGATGTGACGTATGAATTTGTCCACGTTTCTGAAGATTTAAAGAAAGTTTTCAGTGTCAATCGTAAATTgggagaaataaaattaattggTGCTGTAGATTATGAAAGTACTTCATCATTTGAAATCCGCGTTAAAGCTAAAGATGGATTAGGTCTTTCATCTTATTCTAAAGTCATTATTTCCGTTactgatgtgaatgacaacGCTCCTGTTATTAACCTGAAGTCACTGACCAATCCCGTACCTGAGAACGTGTCACCTGGTACAGAGGTGGGCGTGGTTAACGTGCAGGACAGAGACTCTGGGAATAACCGACAGGTCCGCTGTTCTATTCAGCAGAACGTCCCTTTCAAGTTGGTACcgtccattaaaaactattattctctggtgaccacaggacaactggaccgtgaagtagtgtctgattacaacattacaatcactgccactgacgagggctctccacctctgtcctcctctaaaagtgtccagttatctgtagcagacatcaacgacaacccacctgtgtttgaggaacagtcctacagcgcatatgtgagtgaaaataacaaacctggcTCCACTTTATGTTCCGTTACTGCTCGAGACCCCGACTGGAGGCAGAACGGTACCGTCATTTATTCTGTATTAGCCGGTGAGGTGAACGGTGCCCCGGTGTCCTCCTACGTATCCGttaacggagacacgggggtgatccacgctgtgaggtcgtttgatcatgaacagctgaggagttttaaagtccacgtgacggccagagacaacggttctcctccgctcagcagcaacgtgaccgtcagtgtgttcatatcggatgtgaatgacaactgtcctcagatcctgtaccccgccccggagggcagctcgttcatgaccgagctggtccccaaagctgcaaacggaggctcTGTGGTGTCCAAAGTGATAGCGGTGGACGCGGACTCCGGACAGAACGCCTGGCTGTCCTATCATATCGTCAAATCCACGGATCCGGGACTTTTCACTATTGGCCTCCACAACGGAGAGATCAGGACCCAGcgggacatttcagaatctgacggcatgaaacagaaccttatcgtgtcagtgaaagataacggacagccctctctctccgccacctgctccatgtatttactgatttctgataacttggctgaggtgccagaactgaaggacatttcttatgaagagaaggattccaaactgacgtcttatctgatcatcgctctggtgtgtgtgtccaccttctttctgaccttcatcatcatcatcctcggtGTGAGGTTCTGTCACAGGAGAAAGCCCAGACtgttgtttgatggagcagtCGCCATCCCCGGCGCTTATCTGCCTCCTAATTACGCAGACGTTGACGGCACAGGAACTTTACGCAGCGCTTACAATTATGACGCATACCTGACAACAGGATCTAGAACCAGTGACTTCAAGTTTGTGACGtcatacaatgacaacacactgcctgctgaccagactctgaggaa AACGCAATTAACTGACAACAGAAACAATACTGACCACTTTGGCCTGCTTCAACACGATCAAGAGGCAATTTTATTCCTGTACTCTTCATTAGATCGACTAATGAAACATAAATCAAAGAACTAA
- the LOC137914212 gene encoding protocadherin beta-15-like produces MRWQRMLGVPLTRIMDSKVILLQTCGFILLYFDAAYGDLSYSLPEEMKRGSVVGNLAKDLGLETGALSKRRARIDAEGTDKRFCDINLSNGELIVADRIDREGLCGEKASCVLKHELVLENPLELHRITLHVQDINDNSPQFKEELINIEIRESAIKGARFVIEDAHDADVGKNSVQQYNLKKNDHFILAANENTIELVLDKELDRENQQEINLLLTALDGGSPQRSGTVVIHVTVLDANDNAPVFSQAVYKASLPENSPLDTVVVTVNAADADEGVNGDVTYEFGHVTDDVKKIFSIHRKLGEIKLIGALDYESTSSFEIRVKAKDGLGLSSYSKVIISITDVNDNTPVINLKSLTNPVPENVSPGTEVGVVNMQDRDSENNRQVRCSIQQNVPFKLVPSIKNYYSLVTTGQLDREVVSDYNITITATDEGSPPLSSSKSVQLSVADINDNPPVFEEQSYSAYVSENNKPGSTLCSVTARDPDWRQNGTVIYSVLAGEENGAPVSSYVSVNGDTGVIHAVRSFDHEQLRSFKVHVTARDNGSPPLSSNVTVSVFISDVNDNCPQILYPAPEGSSFMTELVPKAANGGSVVSKVIAVDADSGQNAWLSYHIVKSTDPGLFTIGLHNGEIRTQRDISESDSMKQNLIVSVKDNGQPSLSATCSMYLLISDNLAEVPELKDISYDEKDSKLTSYLIIALVCVSTFFLTFIIIILGVRFCHRRKPRLLFDGAVAIPGAYLPPNYADVDGTGTLRSAYNYDAYLTTGSRTSDFKFVTSYNDNTLPADQTLRKSPTGFADVFGDIEDCSEV; encoded by the exons atgcgctggcaaCGCATGCTGGGTGTACCCCTCACCCGCATA ATGGATTCGAAAGTAATTTTGCTCCAAACGTGCGGATTTATCCTCCTTTATTTTGATGCTGCATATGGAGACCTGAGCTATTCGCTTCCAGAGGAGATGAAACGAGGATCAGTTGTTGGAAACCTTGCCAAGGATCTCGGGCTGGAGACGGGCGCTCTCTCCAAGAGAAGGGCGCGCATTGACGCCGAGGGGACGGACAAACGTTTCTGTGACATCAACCTCAGTAACGGAGAACTGATTGTCGCCGACAGGATTGACCGGGAGGGGCTTTGTGGAGAGAAAGCTTCGTGCGTCCTGAAACACGAGCTTGTGCTGGAGAATCCTCTCGAGCTCCATCGCATCACTCTTCATGTTCAAGATATCAATGATAACTCGCCACAATTTAAGGAAGAGCTAATCAATATAGAAATTCGTGAGTCTGCAATAAAGGGAGCTCGTTTTGTCATAGAGGATGCGCACGATGCGGATGTTGGAAAAAATTCGGTTCAGCAGTACAACCTCaagaaaaatgatcattttattttggctgctaatgaaaacacaatcGAGCTCGTTCTAGATAAAGAGCTTGATCGAGAAAATCAGCAAGAGATTAATTTACTCCTCACAGCTCTGGATGGCGGCTCTCCTCAGAGATCAGGTACTGTAGTCATTCACGTCACCGTGCTGGATGCTAATGATAACGCCCCGGTGTTCAGCCAGGCCGTCTATAAAGCCAGTCTGCCTGAAAACTCTCCTTTAGATACTGTAGTGGTCACAGTGAACGCTGCTGACGCAGACGAGGGAGTCAACGGAGATGTGACGTATGAATTTGGACACGTGACTGATGATGTGAAGAAAATATTTAGCATTCACCGTAAATTGGGAGAAATAAAACTAATTGGTGCTTTAGATTATGAAAGTACTTCATCATTTGAAATCCGCGTTAAAGCTAAAGATGGATTAGGTCTTTCATCTTATTCTAAAGTCATTATTTCTATCactgatgtgaatgacaacacTCCTGTTATTAACCTGAAGTCACTGACCAATCCCGTACCTGAGAACGTGTCACCTGGTACAGAGGTGGGCGTTGTTAACATGCAGGACAGAGACTCTGAGAATAACCGACAGGTCCGCTGTTCTATTCAGCAGAACGTCCCTTTCAAGTTGGTTCcgtccattaaaaactattattctctggtgaccacaggacaactggaccgtgaagtagtgtctgattacaacattacaatcactgccactgacgagggctctccacctctgtcctcctctaaaagtgtccagttatctgtagcagacatcaacgacaacccacctgtgtttgaggaacagtcctacagcgcatatgtgagcgaaaataacaaacctggcTCCACTTTATGTTCCGTTACTGCTCGAGACCCCGACTGGAGACAGAACGGTACTGTCATTTATTCTGTGCTAGCCGGTGAGGAGAACGGTGCCCCGGTGTCCTCTTACGTTTCCGttaacggagacacgggggtgatccacgctgtgaggtcgtttgatcatgaacagctgaggagttttaaagtccacgtgacggccagagacaacggttctcctccgctcagcagcaacgtgaccgtcagtgtgttcatatcggatgtgaatgacaactgtcctcagatcctgtaccccgccccggagggcagctcgttcatgaccgagctggtccccaaagctgcaaacggaggctctgtggtgtccaaagtgatagcggtggacgcggactccggacagaacgcctggctgtcctatcatatagtcaaatccacggatccgggacttttcactattggcctccacaacggagagatcaggacccagcgggacatttcagaatctgacagcatgaaacagaaccttatcgtgtcagtgaaagataacggacagccctctctctccgccacctgctccatgtatttactgatttctgataacttggctgaggtgccagaactgaaggacatttcttatgacgagaaggattccaaactgacgtcttatctgatcatcgctctggtgtgtgtgtccaccttctttctgaccttcatcatcatcatcctcggtGTGAGGTTCTGTCACAGGAGAAAGCCCAGACtgttgtttgatggagcagtCGCCATCCCCGGCGCTTACCTCCCTCCTAATTACGCAGACGTTGACGGCACAGGAACTTTACGCAGCGCTTACAATTATGACGCATACCTGACAACAGGATCGAGAACCAGTGACTTCAAGTTTGTGACGtcatacaatgacaacacactgcctgctgaccagactctgaggaaaagtcCAACAGGCTTTGCTGATGTGTTTGGAGACATAGAAGATTGTTCTGAGGTATGA
- the LOC137914213 gene encoding protocadherin gamma-A11-like, translating into MGCNGFALLCGLASIFLVLHPVCGDVSYSMPEEMKRGSVIGNIAKDLGLDLSRLSARKARVDTEDNGVNYCAVKLNTGDLIVQERIDREALCSKKASCVLKQELVLENPLELHRINIRVQDINDNSPQFQEESLRIEIRESAVKGARFLLDEAHDEDIGDNAVQGYSLQQNDHFKLNAKSKTGGRAELVLEKELDREEKKEIMLLLTAFDGGSPQRSGTVVIHVTVLDANDNVPVFSQTVYKASLPENSPLDTLVITVSATDEDEGVNSEVAYSFNHFSGDQVFSLNPKTGEVKVVGFIDYEKESLYEMQISAKDGLGLGSYGTLIIEITDINDNEPVINLKSLTNPVPENVSPGAEVGVVNVQDRDSENNRQVRCSIQQNVPFKLVPSIKNYYSLVTTGQLDREVVSDYNITITATDEGSPPLSSSKSVQLSVADINDNPPVFEEQSYSAYVSENNKPGSTLCSVTARDPDWRQNGTVIYSVLAGEVNGAPVSSYVSVNGDTGVIHAVRSFDHEQLRSFKVHVTARDNGSPPLSSNVTVSVFISDVNDNCPQILYPAPEGSSFMTELVPKAANGGSVVSKVIAVDADSGQNAWLSYHIVKSTDLGLFTIGLHNGEIRTQRDISESDSMKQNLIVSVKDNGQPSLSATCSMYLLISDNLAEVPELKDISYDEKDSKLTSYLIIALVCVSTFFLTFIIIILGVRFCHRRKPRLLFDGAVAIPGAYLPPNYADVDGTGTLRSAYNYDAYLTTGSRTSDFKFVTSYNDNTLPADQTLRKSPTGFADVFGDVEDCSEV; encoded by the coding sequence ATGGGATGTAATGGATTTGCGCTGCTCTGCGGCCTCGCGTCTATTTTTCTCGTCCTCCACCCCGTATGCGGAGATGTCAGCTACTCGATGCCAGAGGAGATGAAACGTGGATCTGTAATTGGAAATATCGCCAAGGATCTGGGACTTGATTTGTCCAGACTTTCTGCTCGCAAGGCCCGCGTCGACACGGAGGATAACGGTGTTAATTACTGCGCTGTGAAGCTCAACACCGGAGACTTGATCGTTCAAGAGAGGATTGACAGAGAAGCGCTTTGTTCAAAAAAGGCTTCGTGTGTTTTAAAGCAGGAACTTGTGTTGGAAAATCCTTTAGAACTGCACCGCATTAATATCCGCGTTCAGGACATCAACGACAATTCACCGCAGTTTCAAGAGGAATCCCTGAGAATTGAGATCCGTGAATCTGCTGTCAAGGGTGCGCGTTTTCTCCTGGATGAGGCGCACGATGAAGACATCGGAGATAATGCCGTTCAGGGCTActcactgcagcagaatgatcatttcaaattaaacgCAAAATCCAAAACAGGCGGGCGCGCAGAATTAGTCTTAGAAAAAGAACtagacagagaagagaaaaaggaaattatGTTACTGCTTACAGCATTTGATGGCGGCTCTCCTCAGAGATCAGGTACTGTAGTCATACACGTCACTGTCCTGGATGCTAACGATAATGTTCCAGTGTTTAGTCAGACGGTCTATAAAGCCAGTCTGCCTGAAAACTCTCCTCTGGATACGTTGGTGATTACAGTCAGTGCtactgatgaagacgagggagtGAACAGTGAGGTAGCATATAGTTTTAATCACTTTTCAGGAGACCAAGTATTCTCATTGAATCCTAAAACAGGAGAGGTTAAAGTAGTCGGTTTTATTGATTATGAGAAAGAATCATTATATGAAATGCAAATCAGCGCTAAAGACGGTCTGGGATTGGGGTCATATGGCACTTTAATAATCGAAATTACTGATATAAACGACAATGAACCTGTTATTAACCTGAAGTCACTGACCAATCCCGTACCTGAGAATGTGTCACCTGGTGCAGAGGTGGGCGTGGTTAACGTGCAGGACAGAGACTCTGAGAATAACCGACAGGTCCGCTGTTCTATTCAGCAGAACGTCCCTTTCAAGTTGGTTCcgtccattaaaaactattattctctggtgaccacaggacaactggaccgtgaagtagtgtctgattacaacattacaatcactgccactgacgagggctctccacctctgtcctcctctaaaagtgtccagttatctgtagcagacatcaacgacaacccacctgtgtttgaggaacagtcctacagcgcatatgtgagtgaaaataacaaacctggcTCCACTTTATGTTCCGTTACTGCTCGAGACCCCGACTGGAGACAGAACGGTACCGTCATCTATTCTGTGTTAGCCGGTGAGGTGAACGGTGCCCCGGTGTCCTCCTACGTATCCGttaacggagacacgggggtgatccacgctgtgaggtcgtttgatcatgaacagctgaggagttttaaagtccacgtgacggccagagacaacggttctcctccgctcagcagcaacgtgaccgtcagtgtgttcatatcggatgtgaatgacaactgtcctcagatcctgtaccccgccccggagggcagctcgttcatgaccgagctggtccccaaagctgcaaacggaggctcTGTGGTGTCCAAAGTGATAGCGGTGGACGCGGACTCCGGACAGAACGCCTGGCTGTCCTATCATATAGTCAAATCCACGGATCTGGGACTTTTCACTATTGGCCTCCACAACGGAGAGATCAGGACCCAGcgggacatttcagaatctgacagcatgaaacagaaccttatcgtgtcagtgaaagataacggacagccctctctctccgccacctgctccatgtatttactgatttctgataacttggctgaggtgccagaactgaaggacatttcttatgacgagaaggattccaaactgacgtcttatctgatcatcgctctggtgtgtgtgtccaccttctttctgaccttcatcatcatcatcctcggtGTGAGGTTCTGTCACAGGAGAAAGCCCAGACtgttgtttgatggagcagtCGCCATCCCCGGCGCTTACCTCCCTCCTAATTACGCAGACGTTGACGGCACTGGAACTTTACGCAGCGCTTACAATTATGACGCATACCTGACAACGGGATCGAGAACCAGTGACTTCAAGTTTGTGACGtcatacaatgacaacacactgcctgctgaccagactctgaggaaaagtcCAACAGGCTTTGCTGATGTGTTTGGAGACGTAGAAGATTGTTCTGAGGTATGA